A single window of Anopheles moucheti chromosome 2, idAnoMoucSN_F20_07, whole genome shotgun sequence DNA harbors:
- the LOC128310670 gene encoding uncharacterized protein LOC128310670, with the protein MSHRMSPKTRVVFKFIFGLGIWSFLVLGFFKLNGDPVMPHQFQQSPINGRLLLNKDNRWTGNEATSTTTDRYLSPAGLAGAMAGVDEVLVDNRAVIDDEQLVRDVESRLPSLPIAYWSKHKNVVQKKASCARYPSIFELEFNNIYWQTLRSTNGTFQLYGAYYDIRKRSRIGPAVRILGMIDRIEPRVKTFCQLWFDGQKEPFIVKTFEYKYIWFNKWGNYKQGIYQPYLIACQIPKPFRGLVPASVSLVEKQCDTATNNLRVLYNRPLDDEKRGFAVCVKGLDFLYDDLSVRLVEWIELLGMLGADKVFFYELQVHPNISKVLRYYEEQDRVHVTPLTLPGGQPNVPGFQHLFLSKKTTHKRQNELIPYNDCLYKNMYKYNFIALLDIDEVIMPRRPEDRTWHDLMKRVVAKGMKLKNDTYPSYNVRNVYFFDRGDQHDHEWAKDTPRYMHMLQHVTRAKNFTKPNQYVKCFHNPERVLTLHNHFPIACLGGTCHSYPVSTDDAQLQHYRADCVRTLKKSCEEFKENQVRDTTIWKYKDELIQRTRRTLDVLGFFKPSSTGGGGGSLLRGGKDSLYKR; encoded by the exons ATGTCGCACCGTATGTCGCCAAAGACGCGGGTCGTGTTCAAGTTCATCTTCGGGCTCGGCATCTGGTCGTTCCTGGTGCTGGGCTTCTTCAAGCTGAACGGCGACCCGGTGATGccgcaccagttccagcaatCGCCCATTAACGGCCGGCTGCTGCTAAACAAGGACAACCGATGGACCGGAAATGAGGCCACCTCGACCACCACCGACCGCTACCTGTCACCGGCCGGGCTGGCGGGCGCAATGGCCGGCGTTGACGAGGTGCTCGTCGATAATCGTGCCG TGATCGATGACGAGCAGCTGGTGCGGGACGTGGAATCGCGGCTTCCTTCGCTACCGATCGCGTACTGGAGCAAGCACAAGAACGTGGTGCAGAAGAAGGCATCATGCGCCCGCTATCCGTCAATCTTCGAGCTCGAGTTCAACAACATCTACTGGCAGACGCTGCGCAGCACGAACGGTACGTTCCAGCTGTACGGTGCGTACTACGACATCCGGAAGCGATCGCGCATCGGGCCGGCCGTACGCATCCTCGGGATGATCGACCGGATTGAGCCGCGGGTGAAGACTTTCTGTCAGCTGTGGTTCGACGGCCAGAAGGAACCGTTCATCGTGAAGACGTTCGAGTACAAGTACATCTGGTTCAACAAGTGGGGCAACTACAAGCAGGGCATCTATCAGCCGTATCTGATCGCCTGTCAGATCCCGAAACCATTCCGCGGGCTCGTGCCGGCTTCGGTTTCGCTGGTGGAGAAGCAGTGCGACACGGCCACTAACAATCTACGCGTGCTGTACAACCGACCGCTGGACGATGAAAAGCGGGGCTTTGCCGTGTGCGTCAAAGGGTTGGACTTCCTGTACGACGATCTGTCGGTGCGTTTGGTCGAGTGGATCGAGCTGCTGGGCATGCTCGGTGCGGACAAGGTGTTCTTCTATGAGCTACAGGTACATCCCAATATCTCCAAGGTGCTGCGGTACTACGAGGAACAGGATCGAGTGCACGTAACGCCACTGACACTGCCGGGTGGGCAACCGAACGTGCCCGGCTTCCAGCATCTTTTCCTCTCGAAGAAGACGACCCACAAGCGGCAGAACGAACTGATACCGTACAACGACTGTCTGTACAAGAACATGTACAAGTACAACTTCATCGCACTGCTCGACATCGACGAGGTGATTATGCCACGCCGACCGGAAGACCGTACCTGGCACGATCTGATGAAACGTGTGGTCGCAAAGGGCATGAAGCTAAAGAACGACACATACCCCAGCTACAATGTACGCAACGTGTACTTCTTCGATCGGGGTGATCAGCACGACCACGAATGGGCGAAGGATACGCCGCGGTACATGCACATGCTGCAGCACGTGACGCGCGCGAAGAATTTCACCAAACCCAACCAGTACGTCAAATGCTTCCACAACCCGGAACGGGTACTGACGCTGCATAATCACTTTCCGATCGCGTGTCTCGGCGGTACCTGTCACTCGTACCCGGTGTCTACGGATGACGCACAGCTGCAGCACTACCGGGCCGATTGTGTGCGAACGCTGAAGAAGAGCTGTGAGGAGTTCAAGGAGAATCAGGTGCGTGATACCACGATCTGGAAGTACAAGGACGAGCTGATACAGCGTACGCGCCGTACGCTAGACGTGCTCGGGTTCTTCAAACCGTCGTCGACGGGCGGCGGCGGTGGATCGCTGTTGCGCGGTGGCAAGGACTCACTCTACAAACGGTGA